A region from the Colwellia sp. PAMC 21821 genome encodes:
- the tpx gene encoding thiol peroxidase gives MNILKLPAVVLLSSVFVFSSSADISVPELTETTNLVMAGNKYVTLLGNQVNLGDEAPDFKVVTESFSPVTLSEFKHKSVLISVVPSLDTGVCSIQTKRFNDEVANLPEDVVMLTISNDLPFAQKRFCKTEKVDNIRVLSDAVWRDFGHNYGLLIKDMGLLTRAIIIIDADGKIAYKELVANISQHPDYETALTKLKSMSQTVKPAESTTNEQSE, from the coding sequence ATGAATATTTTAAAATTACCGGCAGTTGTACTTCTTAGCTCAGTATTTGTGTTTTCATCTTCCGCTGATATTTCTGTACCTGAACTAACAGAAACCACCAATTTAGTTATGGCGGGTAATAAATACGTCACCTTACTTGGCAATCAAGTAAACTTGGGTGATGAAGCACCTGACTTTAAAGTAGTCACTGAGTCATTTTCACCTGTTACATTATCTGAATTTAAACATAAGTCGGTATTAATTTCAGTGGTACCAAGTTTAGATACGGGTGTTTGTTCAATTCAAACTAAGCGCTTTAATGACGAGGTCGCAAACTTACCCGAAGACGTTGTAATGTTAACAATAAGCAATGATTTACCTTTTGCTCAAAAACGCTTTTGTAAAACAGAAAAAGTAGACAATATCAGAGTTTTATCTGACGCTGTTTGGCGCGATTTCGGCCATAATTACGGTTTACTTATTAAAGATATGGGCTTGTTAACACGCGCTATCATTATCATCGATGCTGACGGAAAAATAGCTTATAAAGAATTAGTGGCTAATATTTCTCAACACCCAGATTATGAAACAGCGTTAACAAAATTAAAATCAATGAGTCAAACAGTTAAACCCGCTGAATCGACAACAAACGAGCAATCAGAATAA
- a CDS encoding diguanylate cyclase, whose translation MSLEAQQLNELHWMMEMLHTIDVGLVVLDRNYTIQIWNGFMENHSGLLPRDVKGKSLFNLFDEIPEDWFRRKADSVFLLKNKAFTIWEQRPYVFKFNNYRPITGTADFMYQNTTFIPLVSTTGDVSHLCLLVYDVTDNATHKKELEKANTDLAVLSQTDGLTQLFNRNHWQKCLEKEFKRYIRNHHTSTLVMLDIDKFKVVNDNYGHKVGDDVIKHLAKVIREQVRETDITGRYGGEEFVILLADTHTNDALIFTERLRKTVEESVFIYNDIEIKYTISIGIAEVLPTYKSVTQWLENVDNTLYESKNNGRNRVSVYKA comes from the coding sequence ATGTCATTAGAAGCACAACAGTTAAATGAATTACACTGGATGATGGAGATGCTCCATACCATCGATGTCGGGCTGGTAGTTCTTGACCGTAATTATACTATTCAAATTTGGAATGGTTTCATGGAAAACCATAGTGGTCTGCTACCACGAGATGTTAAAGGTAAGTCACTATTTAATCTTTTTGATGAAATACCCGAAGACTGGTTTCGTCGCAAAGCAGACTCGGTATTTTTATTGAAAAATAAAGCGTTTACCATATGGGAGCAGCGACCTTATGTATTCAAATTTAACAATTATCGCCCCATTACCGGCACCGCTGATTTTATGTATCAAAACACTACCTTTATTCCTTTGGTGTCGACAACGGGGGATGTTTCTCATTTATGTTTGTTAGTTTACGATGTCACTGATAATGCTACCCATAAAAAGGAGCTGGAAAAAGCCAATACCGACCTAGCTGTGTTGAGTCAAACTGATGGCTTAACGCAATTATTTAATCGTAATCATTGGCAAAAGTGCTTAGAAAAAGAATTTAAACGTTATATTCGAAATCATCATACAAGTACCTTAGTCATGTTAGATATTGATAAATTCAAGGTGGTAAATGATAATTATGGCCATAAAGTTGGCGATGATGTGATTAAGCATTTAGCGAAAGTTATTCGTGAACAAGTACGAGAAACGGATATTACGGGACGCTATGGTGGCGAAGAGTTTGTAATTTTATTAGCAGATACCCATACCAATGACGCGCTAATATTTACTGAGCGTTTGCGCAAAACCGTTGAGGAGTCAGTGTTTATTTATAACGACATTGAAATTAAATACACGATTAGCATCGGGATTGCAGAAGTTCTCCCAACTTATAAGTCAGTAACACAGTGGCTTGAAAATGTAGACAATACATTATATGAATCGAAAAACAATGGCCGAAACAGAGTCAGCGTTTATAAAGCGTGA
- a CDS encoding ABC transporter permease, which produces MFSYYLRLAWISILRHWGLSLLMVCAIGLGIGTAMTTVTVNYLMSANPIPEKSQQLYYVQLDSWDVNDPFDDGLNPPDQLTYTDSSNLMRAKQAFRQNVQAQAFGVIEPADPEMLPLIVNGRANTADFFSMFNVPFIYGSGWSSQSDESKEFVVVLSKATNDKLFGGKDSVGESIKLEGNMFRIVGVIDTWQPKPRFYDITTGAFNDSEDIFVPFHLIADEKISRSGNTNCWKPTGDGFKAFLASECIWTQFWVELKTQQDKEDYLQFLNAYVEEQKQFGRFQRPMDNRLSNVMQWLETQEVVADDAQMMMAMSFMFLIVCLLNTVGLLLAKFLGKAPEIGLRQALGASKSTLFSQYIIESACIGLLGGILGLILAYLGLKGVEGLYGDYMKGLASLDTNMAILAVVLALISTILAGLYPTWRACNIQPAQQLKSQ; this is translated from the coding sequence ATGTTTAGTTATTATTTACGCCTCGCTTGGATCAGCATTCTGCGGCACTGGGGCTTAAGCCTACTTATGGTCTGTGCTATCGGCTTAGGCATAGGTACCGCCATGACTACGGTTACCGTAAACTATTTAATGTCGGCCAATCCAATTCCCGAAAAAAGCCAGCAATTATATTATGTGCAACTCGACAGTTGGGATGTTAACGACCCATTTGACGACGGTTTAAACCCGCCCGATCAGTTAACTTATACTGACTCAAGCAATTTAATGCGTGCTAAACAAGCTTTTCGCCAAAATGTACAAGCACAAGCCTTTGGCGTAATTGAACCTGCTGATCCTGAAATGTTGCCGTTGATTGTTAATGGCAGAGCTAACACTGCCGATTTTTTCTCAATGTTCAATGTGCCTTTTATTTACGGCAGCGGTTGGTCAAGCCAAAGTGATGAAAGTAAAGAGTTTGTGGTGGTGCTCAGTAAAGCAACCAATGACAAACTTTTTGGTGGCAAAGACTCGGTCGGTGAATCAATAAAACTTGAAGGTAATATGTTCCGTATTGTCGGCGTTATTGATACTTGGCAACCAAAACCAAGATTTTATGATATTACCACAGGCGCGTTTAACGACTCTGAAGATATATTTGTTCCCTTCCATTTAATTGCTGATGAAAAAATTTCCCGCTCGGGCAATACCAACTGCTGGAAACCCACCGGTGATGGTTTTAAAGCTTTTCTTGCTTCTGAATGTATTTGGACACAGTTTTGGGTGGAATTAAAAACTCAGCAAGATAAAGAAGATTACCTACAGTTTCTCAACGCTTATGTTGAAGAGCAAAAACAATTTGGCCGTTTTCAACGTCCAATGGATAACCGTTTAAGTAACGTGATGCAATGGTTAGAAACCCAAGAAGTGGTTGCTGATGACGCTCAAATGATGATGGCAATGTCATTTATGTTTTTGATTGTTTGTTTGTTAAATACGGTCGGTTTATTACTGGCTAAATTTTTAGGTAAAGCACCTGAAATTGGTCTACGACAAGCATTAGGTGCAAGCAAAAGCACCTTGTTTAGCCAATATATTATTGAGTCGGCCTGTATTGGTTTATTAGGAGGGATATTAGGTTTAATACTCGCTTACCTTGGCTTAAAAGGTGTTGAAGGCTTATATGGTGATTATATGAAAGGCTTAGCGAGTTTGGATACCAATATGGCGATATTAGCGGTGGTGCTCGCCCTTATATCCACTATTCTCGCCGGTTTATATCCAACCTGGCGTGCTTGTAACATCCAGCCAGCCCAGCAACTAAAAAGCCAATAA
- the lnt gene encoding apolipoprotein N-acyltransferase, with amino-acid sequence MFQRIHRNITDKENALSFFLGLALVLCYAPFSYYWLMAILLPTWLYTLQGKSAKAAAKQGFIFAFGWFSAGISWVHVSIDQFGGLPLAVSILLMFFLCLYLALFLALACYFAARFSYQNKLNLWLLLPFWLLAEFLRGVLLTGFPWLTLGYSQIDGPLAAFAPVIGEKGISALIISISIAIVYIIKQQKRYLHLALLAGISVASLALQNTAWVNPTGKSVKTVLVQGNIKQAMKWAPELTWPTMLKYLDLTRQHYPADIIIWPESAITAVEPSTQAQEFLEIAQSSAALNNSAIISGIIDYNFNSKNYYNNLIVLGKESPDDDQGSYQYNNENRYAKHHLLPIGEFVPFADWLRPLAPFFNLPMSSFSRGEYVQKNLRANGYQLLPLICFEVAFAEQLSANFSNQTDLLLTVSNDAWFGDSHGPHQHLEIVRMRALEFGRPFLRATNNGITAVIDHQGDILKKIPQFEQAVLSTQVPLVTGLTPYARYTRIIDFTIPLLLLLLALIRRLQRKESQNLT; translated from the coding sequence ATGTTCCAACGAATCCACAGAAATATAACTGATAAAGAAAATGCCTTGAGCTTCTTTTTAGGATTGGCGTTAGTGTTGTGCTATGCGCCATTTTCTTATTATTGGCTGATGGCAATACTCTTGCCAACGTGGTTATACACATTGCAAGGAAAGTCAGCTAAAGCCGCCGCAAAACAAGGCTTTATTTTTGCTTTTGGTTGGTTTTCTGCTGGTATTAGTTGGGTACATGTCAGTATCGACCAGTTTGGCGGGCTACCGCTAGCTGTTTCGATATTACTGATGTTTTTTTTGTGTTTGTATTTAGCGTTATTTCTCGCCCTAGCTTGTTATTTCGCTGCCCGTTTTTCCTATCAAAATAAACTTAATCTTTGGCTTTTATTGCCCTTTTGGCTTCTCGCTGAGTTTTTACGCGGCGTATTATTAACTGGCTTCCCTTGGTTAACTTTAGGTTATAGCCAAATCGATGGTCCTTTAGCCGCTTTTGCTCCTGTTATAGGCGAAAAGGGGATCAGCGCGCTTATTATTTCCATCAGCATCGCTATCGTTTATATCATCAAACAGCAAAAGCGCTATCTTCATTTGGCTTTGCTTGCCGGTATAAGCGTGGCTAGTTTAGCTTTACAAAATACAGCTTGGGTAAATCCAACAGGTAAGTCTGTCAAAACGGTTCTAGTACAAGGAAATATCAAGCAAGCAATGAAATGGGCGCCAGAACTCACTTGGCCAACCATGTTGAAGTATTTAGACCTTACTCGACAACATTACCCCGCTGATATTATTATTTGGCCAGAATCCGCGATTACTGCGGTAGAGCCAAGTACGCAAGCGCAAGAGTTTCTAGAAATTGCTCAGAGCTCAGCCGCACTCAATAATAGCGCTATTATTTCCGGTATTATTGATTACAACTTCAATAGCAAAAACTATTACAACAATTTAATTGTACTGGGCAAAGAATCTCCTGACGACGACCAAGGGAGTTATCAATATAACAATGAAAATCGGTACGCTAAGCATCACTTATTGCCTATAGGTGAGTTTGTGCCTTTTGCAGACTGGTTAAGACCCCTAGCGCCATTTTTCAACTTACCTATGTCATCGTTTAGTCGCGGTGAATATGTTCAAAAAAACTTGCGTGCCAACGGCTATCAATTATTGCCATTAATCTGTTTTGAAGTCGCTTTTGCAGAGCAGCTTAGCGCCAACTTTTCTAATCAAACTGACTTATTACTCACCGTAAGTAACGATGCATGGTTTGGTGACTCACACGGTCCGCACCAACATTTAGAAATTGTAAGAATGCGCGCGTTAGAATTTGGCCGGCCTTTCTTGCGAGCAACCAATAATGGCATCACTGCCGTTATTGATCATCAAGGTGATATTCTCAAAAAAATCCCACAGTTTGAACAAGCCGTACTTAGCACTCAAGTGCCGCTTGTCACTGGGCTAACACCTTATGCACGCTATACGCGTATTATCGACTTTACCATTCCTTTATTACTCTTATTGTTGGCATTAATTCGCCGGCTGCAGCGCAAAGAAAGCCAAAACCTTACATAG
- a CDS encoding response regulator — MPTALLICDDSTMAKKQVVQSLPSGWNVDITFASNGMEAIAAIKSGKGDILLLDLNMPEMDGYQVLETIVKQDLPTLAIVISGDIQPEALQRVRALGALDFIKKPIDKNKLSEVLHAYGVFSQDGSKVNETEILTSQGVKQAVPSITDLEATDTQNSAVKSSQQVEKTEQKDLKVNSEMLDCYQEIANVAMGQAGDLLARLLDVFVVLPIPNVNFIEVSELTMALTDVESKDTTSGICQGFIGAGISGEALLILNDSSFKDIASLMKYEHTFDDNIELELLMDMANILIGACLNGISSQLDMSFSQGHPVVLGQHRKISELIATNAKKWKKTLAVEISYSIENYAIKCDLLLLFTEASVATLNNKIAYLLD; from the coding sequence ATGCCAACTGCTTTACTTATATGCGACGACTCTACTATGGCGAAAAAACAAGTCGTACAGTCCCTGCCAAGTGGTTGGAATGTCGATATAACCTTTGCGAGCAATGGTATGGAAGCGATAGCAGCCATTAAATCGGGCAAAGGAGATATATTATTACTTGATTTAAATATGCCAGAAATGGATGGCTATCAAGTGCTTGAAACTATTGTTAAACAAGACTTACCGACATTAGCTATAGTTATTTCTGGCGATATTCAACCTGAAGCACTGCAAAGAGTAAGGGCCTTAGGAGCATTAGACTTTATTAAAAAGCCCATAGATAAAAACAAACTTAGCGAGGTGTTACATGCTTACGGTGTTTTTAGTCAAGATGGGAGTAAGGTTAATGAAACTGAGATATTAACCTCACAAGGGGTAAAGCAAGCGGTACCTTCGATAACGGACCTTGAGGCTACTGACACTCAAAACTCAGCAGTGAAATCATCACAGCAAGTAGAGAAGACTGAACAAAAAGATCTCAAAGTAAATAGTGAGATGCTTGATTGTTATCAGGAGATTGCTAACGTGGCAATGGGGCAAGCGGGGGATTTATTAGCCCGTTTGTTAGATGTTTTTGTTGTGCTGCCTATTCCCAATGTTAACTTTATTGAAGTAAGCGAACTCACCATGGCACTTACTGACGTTGAAAGTAAAGATACTACCTCGGGTATTTGTCAGGGCTTTATCGGTGCTGGTATTTCAGGCGAAGCGCTATTAATTCTCAATGACTCTAGCTTTAAAGACATCGCCTCACTAATGAAATATGAACATACTTTTGATGATAACATCGAATTAGAGTTATTAATGGACATGGCTAATATACTGATTGGGGCTTGTTTAAATGGTATTTCGTCGCAGCTTGATATGTCATTTAGTCAAGGTCATCCGGTAGTCTTAGGTCAGCATAGAAAAATTTCAGAATTAATCGCAACCAATGCCAAAAAATGGAAGAAAACGCTCGCTGTTGAGATAAGTTACAGTATTGAAAATTACGCCATTAAATGCGACTTACTTTTGCTCTTTACAGAAGCGTCAGTAGCTACCCTGAATAACAAAATTGCTTACTTATTGGATTAA
- a CDS encoding FtsX-like permease family protein, whose protein sequence is MLETGLILRALARNKIGALLIALQIALTMTIMVNAIFMIQDRQQQMQRESGLDEANTFYLTNTIFGQNYNIQAHLQTDLHMIRNTPGVVDAIQINAVPLSGSGWSMALQHESGEDKDAVGSAIYMVDDHAINSMGLELIAGANFKQADIELRKDGQSTWPAKTIITKAFAENLYPGDWQSAIGKTVYISQTQPMQIIGVVKALQAPWNGWNGVERSMLVPFQREAKGSYYFIRTEAGRRDELMPIIEKALAQSDKERIIRRVTTVEETRERSYLQQNATNKILTTVVITLTLITGFGIVGLAIFGINSRTKQIGTRRALGATKGQIMRYFMMENFIISTFGIVIGCVGAVALNMWLVNNFNLSPISVELVAFGVVTLFIVGQLAVLYPARKASMIAPAIATRTV, encoded by the coding sequence ATGTTAGAAACCGGACTAATACTGCGCGCTTTGGCTCGTAATAAAATAGGGGCTTTGCTCATCGCACTGCAAATTGCCCTCACCATGACTATTATGGTTAACGCTATTTTTATGATCCAAGATCGTCAACAGCAAATGCAGCGTGAAAGTGGCTTAGATGAAGCCAATACTTTTTATCTTACCAATACTATATTTGGGCAAAACTATAATATTCAGGCTCATTTACAAACTGATTTGCACATGATCCGCAACACGCCTGGTGTTGTCGATGCCATTCAAATTAATGCAGTGCCATTAAGCGGCAGCGGTTGGTCAATGGCTTTACAACATGAGTCAGGCGAAGATAAAGATGCGGTCGGCTCAGCAATATACATGGTGGATGACCATGCTATAAACAGTATGGGCTTAGAGTTGATAGCGGGCGCTAACTTCAAACAAGCCGATATAGAATTACGTAAAGATGGGCAATCCACTTGGCCAGCAAAAACCATAATCACCAAAGCTTTCGCTGAAAATTTATATCCTGGTGATTGGCAATCTGCGATTGGGAAAACGGTTTATATTTCACAAACACAACCGATGCAAATTATCGGTGTTGTAAAAGCGTTACAAGCTCCGTGGAATGGCTGGAATGGTGTTGAACGCAGTATGTTAGTGCCGTTTCAACGCGAAGCCAAAGGCAGTTATTATTTTATTCGCACGGAAGCGGGACGCCGCGACGAGTTAATGCCTATTATTGAAAAAGCACTCGCACAGAGCGATAAAGAAAGAATAATTCGTCGCGTAACAACGGTAGAAGAAACCCGAGAACGTAGTTATCTACAGCAAAATGCGACCAATAAAATTTTAACTACGGTAGTCATTACCCTCACTTTAATCACAGGTTTTGGCATTGTCGGCTTAGCTATTTTTGGTATTAATAGTCGCACCAAACAAATTGGTACTCGCCGTGCGCTAGGGGCAACCAAAGGGCAAATAATGCGTTATTTCATGATGGAGAACTTTATTATTTCAACTTTTGGCATTGTTATTGGCTGTGTGGGTGCCGTTGCCCTTAATATGTGGTTGGTTAACAACTTTAATTTATCGCCAATTAGTGTTGAGTTAGTCGCTTTTGGCGTTGTAACGCTATTTATAGTTGGGCAATTAGCTGTGCTTTATCCGGCAAGAAAAGCCTCTATGATAGCGCCAGCAATAGCCACGAGAACCGTTTAG
- a CDS encoding ABC transporter ATP-binding protein encodes MLVMKNINKIFQTADIQTHALRDFCLQVNEGDFVSVTGPSGSGKTTFLNIAGLLETYSNGEFLLDGEDVGKLNDNGRSRMRNQKIGFIFQGFNLIPDLNLYDNVDVPLCYRGFNAKERKRRIEENLERVGLSSRMKHLPSQLSGGQQQRVAIARALATSPRFLIADEPTGNLDSEMAQGVLNLLEEINQQGTTIIMVTHDAQLAQRAKRTIQVKDGRVSELEIITPHINQAIA; translated from the coding sequence ATGCTAGTAATGAAAAATATAAATAAAATATTCCAAACCGCAGATATTCAAACTCATGCCTTACGTGACTTTTGTTTACAGGTTAATGAAGGCGACTTTGTTAGTGTTACCGGTCCTTCTGGCTCAGGTAAAACCACTTTTTTAAATATTGCAGGCCTGCTTGAAACCTACAGTAATGGCGAATTTTTACTGGATGGTGAAGACGTTGGCAAGCTCAACGACAATGGCCGCTCTCGTATGCGTAATCAAAAAATAGGCTTTATCTTCCAAGGCTTTAATTTAATTCCTGACCTAAACCTCTATGACAACGTTGATGTGCCACTGTGCTATCGGGGTTTTAATGCCAAAGAACGTAAGCGCCGAATTGAAGAAAATCTTGAGCGTGTCGGCCTCTCCTCGCGTATGAAGCATTTACCAAGTCAATTATCAGGAGGGCAACAACAACGTGTCGCCATTGCACGAGCTTTGGCAACTAGCCCACGCTTTCTTATAGCTGATGAACCAACGGGAAATCTCGACTCTGAAATGGCACAAGGTGTTTTGAACTTGCTTGAAGAGATCAACCAACAAGGTACCACCATTATTATGGTGACGCATGATGCACAGTTAGCTCAACGTGCTAAACGTACCATTCAAGTTAAAGACGGCCGAGTCAGTGAGTTAGAAATAATAACACCACATATTAACCAAGCGATTGCTTAA
- a CDS encoding efflux RND transporter periplasmic adaptor subunit: MSIKDTSEQDIQITKKASPKKRWITITLTTIVVACIIWQVAPSASRWSKAEQTISLDRVRLATITQGDFIRDISVLGRVVAAVSPTVYSPADGTITLLIEAGNEVKQGQILAKLESPELNSRLFQQQTTLESLQSSFNRQKIQAKKQRLIDQKAVDLANVKLVTANREKRRADLGYEKSAISQIDYEKAQDELEQANLQHKHAVQDAALNIESLDFDSQSLDLDIRRQNLLVKELQRQVDGLNIASPVNGIVGNLSTNNKTFLSKNQAILTIVDLSQFEVEIEIPESYADDLAIGMDVNIQFEQQPFRARLVTISPEILNNQVTGRVRFISEIPKKLRQNQRLNTQIILEYKENILQVQRGQFLESSGGRFAYRVNNGLAEKTAITTGARSLSHVEILQGLTLGDQIIISGTDTFNAAEQVLLSD; this comes from the coding sequence ATGTCTATTAAAGACACTAGTGAACAAGATATTCAAATAACAAAAAAAGCATCACCCAAAAAACGTTGGATAACCATCACCTTAACAACCATTGTTGTGGCCTGTATTATTTGGCAAGTAGCACCTTCTGCCTCTCGTTGGAGTAAAGCAGAGCAAACTATTTCGTTAGACCGTGTCCGTCTCGCTACCATTACGCAAGGCGACTTTATTCGTGACATTTCTGTATTAGGACGCGTTGTGGCAGCAGTAAGCCCGACGGTTTATAGCCCTGCTGATGGCACCATTACTTTATTGATAGAAGCAGGTAATGAAGTTAAACAGGGACAAATTCTGGCAAAACTTGAAAGCCCAGAGCTGAATAGCCGCTTATTTCAACAGCAAACAACCTTAGAAAGTTTACAATCAAGTTTCAACCGTCAAAAAATTCAAGCAAAAAAACAACGGCTCATAGACCAAAAAGCAGTCGACTTAGCCAATGTAAAGCTTGTTACCGCCAATAGAGAAAAGCGTCGTGCAGATTTAGGCTATGAAAAAAGTGCTATTAGCCAAATTGACTATGAAAAAGCGCAAGACGAATTAGAGCAAGCCAATCTGCAACATAAGCACGCAGTCCAAGATGCCGCCTTAAATATTGAAAGCTTAGACTTTGACAGTCAATCGTTAGATTTAGATATTAGACGCCAAAACTTATTGGTAAAAGAGTTACAACGCCAAGTTGATGGCTTGAATATCGCTTCACCCGTTAATGGCATTGTCGGTAACCTAAGTACGAATAACAAAACCTTTTTAAGTAAAAACCAAGCCATTTTAACCATAGTAGATTTATCACAGTTTGAAGTTGAAATTGAAATACCCGAAAGTTACGCCGATGATTTAGCCATAGGTATGGACGTTAATATTCAATTTGAACAACAGCCCTTTCGTGCTCGTCTAGTAACGATTTCCCCCGAAATACTGAATAATCAGGTTACTGGGCGAGTACGCTTCATTAGCGAAATTCCGAAAAAGCTTCGCCAAAATCAACGCTTAAATACCCAAATTATTCTTGAGTACAAAGAAAATATATTACAAGTACAGCGGGGCCAATTTCTAGAAAGTAGCGGTGGTCGCTTTGCCTATAGAGTTAACAACGGCTTAGCCGAAAAAACCGCAATTACCACAGGCGCGCGTAGCTTAAGTCATGTTGAAATTTTACAGGGATTAACGCTTGGCGATCAAATCATTATCTCGGGCACCGATACTTTCAATGCCGCCGAGCAAGTATTACTGAGTGATTAA
- a CDS encoding amidohydrolase encodes MNSLSNTVKTALFIATMSPTLVFAKTTLITNIKGYTITDNSLESFTAIAFTDDKIDKIYSATDKLPTAKNLTVIDGKGKTLIPGLIDSHGHILNYGLSLLRADLVNSTSEQDAINKTVAYAKSNTELTWIQGRGWNQTQWPSNAFPSAKSLDKQFLDQPVWLKRIDGHAGWANSKAMAMAGITKDTVSPEGGEIIKDKNGMPTGVFIDNAMALIDNGIAPLTIKQQKQVLVKAMDSLASYGLTSVHDAGIDTDNLTAFKELSQEHAMSIRVNAMLYLPSAKWQQTLAGGKYRSKDDMFTFNSVKIQADGALGSRGAALIEDYSDHSGHKGLLLNTPKEFEELVNTSMRQGFQVNSHAIGDNANKLVLDTYEKYIKATKSKDLRHRVEHAQVLRIADIPRFAELDIIAAMQATHATSDKNMAQDRLGPTRILGAYAWRKLLDANAIIAAGSDFPVESPNPFFGLHASITRQDHKNSPQGGWFADQKMTPLEAFRSFTLDAAYSGHQENIIGSLAKGKKADFVLLDNNLFTMPEQNIWQIGVEKTWVNGKLVYKK; translated from the coding sequence ATGAACAGTCTATCAAATACAGTCAAAACAGCTTTATTCATAGCAACAATGAGCCCTACGCTAGTTTTTGCAAAAACGACATTAATTACCAATATTAAAGGCTATACCATAACGGACAATAGTCTTGAGAGTTTCACCGCTATTGCATTTACCGATGACAAAATTGATAAAATTTATTCTGCTACAGACAAACTGCCAACAGCAAAAAATTTAACGGTTATTGATGGCAAAGGAAAAACCTTGATCCCGGGTTTAATTGACTCTCATGGACATATTTTAAACTACGGATTAAGCCTTCTACGTGCAGACTTAGTTAATAGTACTTCAGAGCAAGATGCCATTAATAAAACAGTGGCGTATGCTAAAAGCAACACTGAATTGACTTGGATACAAGGTCGCGGTTGGAATCAAACGCAATGGCCAAGTAATGCCTTCCCTAGTGCAAAAAGTTTAGATAAACAATTTCTAGACCAACCCGTCTGGCTTAAACGTATTGATGGCCACGCGGGCTGGGCAAATTCAAAAGCGATGGCAATGGCAGGGATCACCAAAGACACCGTTTCGCCTGAAGGCGGGGAGATAATTAAAGATAAAAACGGTATGCCTACCGGGGTTTTTATTGATAATGCCATGGCATTAATTGATAACGGTATTGCGCCTTTAACTATCAAACAACAAAAACAAGTGTTAGTCAAAGCTATGGACTCGCTTGCCAGTTATGGCCTGACTAGTGTGCATGACGCCGGCATTGATACTGATAACTTAACTGCTTTTAAAGAATTAAGCCAAGAACATGCCATGAGTATTCGCGTCAATGCTATGTTGTATTTACCGTCGGCTAAATGGCAACAAACTTTAGCAGGCGGCAAGTATCGCAGTAAAGATGATATGTTCACTTTTAATAGTGTAAAAATTCAAGCTGATGGCGCTTTAGGTAGTCGCGGGGCGGCATTAATTGAAGATTATTCTGACCATTCAGGTCACAAAGGATTATTGCTCAATACGCCAAAAGAGTTCGAAGAATTAGTCAATACGTCGATGCGCCAAGGCTTTCAAGTTAATAGCCATGCGATTGGTGATAATGCGAATAAACTTGTCTTAGATACTTACGAAAAATATATCAAAGCGACTAAAAGCAAAGATTTACGCCACCGTGTAGAGCATGCTCAAGTATTACGCATTGCAGACATTCCAAGATTTGCAGAGCTAGATATTATTGCTGCCATGCAAGCAACCCATGCGACAAGTGATAAAAATATGGCACAAGACAGACTTGGGCCAACGAGAATATTAGGCGCATATGCTTGGAGAAAGCTACTAGATGCTAATGCAATCATAGCTGCTGGCTCAGATTTCCCAGTAGAATCGCCAAATCCTTTCTTTGGTCTTCATGCTTCAATTACTCGCCAAGATCATAAAAACAGCCCACAAGGTGGTTGGTTTGCTGATCAGAAAATGACACCTTTAGAAGCGTTTAGAAGCTTTACTTTAGATGCTGCTTACTCTGGCCACCAAGAAAATATTATTGGTAGCTTAGCCAAAGGTAAAAAAGCTGATTTTGTACTACTCGACAATAATTTATTCACCATGCCTGAGCAAAATATTTGGCAAATAGGCGTTGAAAAAACGTGGGTTAATGGCAAGTTGGTGTATAAAAAATAA